The nucleotide window CCGCACTGCGTGAGCGACTCCTAGCCCAGCATCAAGTGCTCACACTGCCAGTGCTGGCCGATTTACCACCAGAGCCTGCGGGAGCGATCTCCATCGACCCGAAAACCCTCACGGGCATCGTGCTCGATGACTCAGCGGCAGAGCTGACCGGGAGTTGGAGCCGCAGTAGCAGCTTCAAGCCCCACATCGGCACCGGCTACCTACATGACGACCGGCGGAGTGATGGCCAGTCCATCGCCACCTTCCGCTTCAAAGCGACTACCAGTGGCCAATACGACCTGCGCATGGCCTACAGTGCCCATGAGACTCGCACCACCCAGCTCCCCATCCTCATCCGCAGCGGCTCGCATGAAACGAAGCTCACTGTCGATCAAACGGTGCCACTCGCACCAGGCGAGAGCTTTCGCAGCATCGGCAAAGTCGAGCTAGAGGCCGGAGTCGAGTCCACCCTCACTCTGAGCAACACGGGCACAGAAGGTTTTATCATTCTCGATGCGTTTCAGCTAGTGAAATGAACTTCGCGCACACCCATTCCTTTTCCCGCCGGGCTTTCCTGCGCGGCACAGGAGTCAGCATGGCATTACCGTGGATGGAGTCCGTCCGAGTATGGGGAGACCAGCCGCAGAAAAAAACATCCGCCAGCCAGCCACCCCTGCGCCTCTGCGTCACCTTCTCCGGCAATGGCTTCCACTCGAAGGAATGGTGGGCAAAAGGCCAGGGCAAAGCGATGGAGCTCGGCAAAGTGCTCACTCCATTGCACGAGTTCCGTCACCGGCTGCTCTTTGTGCGTGGCCTGTATCACGAAGAGGCCCGCAAGGGCAACATCCACTCCTCGCAGACTGGAAACATGCTCTCGGGTGCTCCCATCGCCAGTGGTGGAGACATCCGCTCTGGCACCAGCTTTGATCAGATGCTGGCACAGACCTACGGCCGCAGCACCAAAGTGCCCAGCCTCGTGCTCGCCTGTGAGAAGTCGAACCCATCCGTGCATAAGAACTATTCGATGCTGTATAGTTCACACATCTCCTGGTCCTCACCCACCACCCCCACTCCGCTAGAGCTGTATCCCGCGCTCGCCTTTGATCGGCTCTTTAAAGATGAGGCCTCTCCAGCAGACAAAAGCGTGCTCGATGCCGTATTGGCCGATGCCCAGGACTTACGCCGTGGAATCAGCAGCAATGACCAGCGCAAGCTCGATGAATACCTCGACAGCGTGCGTGAAGTGGAAAAACGCATCGAAAACGCCGGCAAACGCGGCGAGCTCCAAGGCTGGCGCCCCACTCTGGATAAACCAAACATCCAGCGCCCCGCAGACGGCATCCCCCAGGACATCGGCGAGCACATGCGGCTCATGATCGACATCCTCGTGCTCGGCTTTCAGACAGACACCACCCGCATCACCACGCTCAAGCTCAACAACGACCACAGCGCCCTCCGTTTCCCCAATCTGCCTAGCATCCAACAGAGCGGACACGGCATCGACTACATGATCCATCACCTCCTCAGCCATAGTGACGGAGACGACTGGCTGCGGGTGAATCAGTTCTTCATGGAGCAGCTCGCCTACCTCGCCACTAAGCTGGAAACCATCCGCGAAGGCGAGCACAGCCTGCTCGATAGCACCATGGTCATGCACTGCTCCAGCATGATGGCCGGTGCCAAACACAACAACGACGAGCTCCCCATCATCGCCCTCGGCGGTGGCCTAAAAGGCGGACGCGTGCTCGATTACACTGGCAAACCAGATCGCCAGCTCTGCCGCCTCTTTCTCTCCATGATGGATCGCATGCAGGTGCGGCCAAAAACCTTCGGAGATGCCAAAACTAGGCTCGAAGAAGTCTAAAACACCCTTTCACATGACCTTCCACCATCGCCTCTTTGTCCTCCTCATCGCCGCATCCACTGCCTGCGCCCAGACCAGCACCACCGTCCCCAAAGGCGAGCCCACCAACGCCGCCGAAGCAGCCGCAAAGAAAGCCCAAGCCGATGCC belongs to Verrucomicrobiaceae bacterium and includes:
- a CDS encoding DUF1552 domain-containing protein, which codes for MALPWMESVRVWGDQPQKKTSASQPPLRLCVTFSGNGFHSKEWWAKGQGKAMELGKVLTPLHEFRHRLLFVRGLYHEEARKGNIHSSQTGNMLSGAPIASGGDIRSGTSFDQMLAQTYGRSTKVPSLVLACEKSNPSVHKNYSMLYSSHISWSSPTTPTPLELYPALAFDRLFKDEASPADKSVLDAVLADAQDLRRGISSNDQRKLDEYLDSVREVEKRIENAGKRGELQGWRPTLDKPNIQRPADGIPQDIGEHMRLMIDILVLGFQTDTTRITTLKLNNDHSALRFPNLPSIQQSGHGIDYMIHHLLSHSDGDDWLRVNQFFMEQLAYLATKLETIREGEHSLLDSTMVMHCSSMMAGAKHNNDELPIIALGGGLKGGRVLDYTGKPDRQLCRLFLSMMDRMQVRPKTFGDAKTRLEEV